In the genome of Opitutia bacterium KCR 482, one region contains:
- a CDS encoding glucose-6-phosphate isomerase — translation MSWERYKKYYLGLNNLGFGIDVSRVDFDDAYLSSMSGKMKDAFAAMQALEKGAIANPDENRMVGHYWLRTPDLAPTEEIKNEIKGTVEKIKDFAKKIHKGEICGADGKFKYVLCIGIGGSALGPQFVSEALCSPRTDKMQVFFLDNTDPDGYDVVFDKLRGKLGKTLAVVTSKSGGTPEPRNGMMEAIARWEAAGLDFAKHAVVTTGHNSKLYNFAKEKGFLEFFPMWDWVGGRTSEFAAVGLLPAALQGIKIDKMLAGAAAMDKATRATKIAKNPAALLALMWYKCTGGKGLKDMVILPYKDRLLLLSRYLQQLIMESLGKELDLDGNKVEQGISVYGNKGSTDQHAYVQQLRDGVNNFFATFIEVLSDRKGASPEVAAGETAGDYLQAFLLGTREALSAKGRDSITLTVKDCSPQTVGMLIALYDRAVGFYASLVNINAYHQPGVEAGKKAAGHILEIKAKILAALSESQEKSVEEIAAEIKLENETELVFKVLVHLISNPLTGVKVASGSGFDRKFIISK, via the coding sequence CTCGGTTTGAACAACCTCGGTTTCGGCATTGACGTCAGCAGAGTCGATTTCGACGACGCTTATTTAAGCTCCATGAGCGGCAAAATGAAGGACGCGTTCGCGGCCATGCAGGCTCTCGAAAAGGGCGCAATCGCCAACCCCGACGAAAACAGAATGGTCGGGCACTACTGGCTCCGCACGCCCGACCTCGCCCCGACCGAAGAAATCAAAAACGAAATCAAGGGCACCGTCGAAAAAATCAAGGACTTCGCAAAGAAAATCCACAAGGGCGAAATCTGCGGCGCGGACGGCAAGTTCAAATACGTTCTCTGCATCGGCATCGGCGGCTCGGCTCTCGGCCCGCAGTTCGTAAGCGAAGCACTTTGCTCGCCCCGCACCGACAAAATGCAGGTCTTCTTCCTCGACAATACAGACCCCGACGGCTACGATGTCGTGTTCGACAAACTCCGCGGCAAGCTCGGCAAAACGCTCGCAGTCGTGACGTCGAAATCGGGCGGCACTCCCGAGCCCCGCAACGGCATGATGGAAGCAATCGCCCGCTGGGAGGCGGCGGGGCTTGACTTCGCAAAACACGCAGTCGTAACAACGGGGCACAACAGCAAACTCTACAATTTCGCAAAGGAAAAGGGCTTCCTCGAATTCTTCCCGATGTGGGACTGGGTCGGCGGAAGAACGAGCGAATTCGCGGCGGTCGGTCTGCTCCCCGCGGCATTGCAGGGCATCAAGATTGACAAAATGCTCGCAGGTGCGGCGGCGATGGACAAGGCTACCCGCGCAACGAAAATCGCCAAAAACCCCGCCGCGTTGCTCGCGCTCATGTGGTACAAATGCACGGGCGGCAAGGGTCTGAAAGACATGGTGATTCTGCCCTATAAAGACAGACTCCTCCTCCTTTCGAGATACCTCCAACAGCTCATCATGGAATCGCTCGGCAAAGAGCTTGACCTCGACGGCAACAAAGTAGAACAGGGCATTTCGGTCTACGGCAACAAAGGCTCTACCGACCAGCACGCATACGTCCAGCAGCTGCGCGACGGCGTAAACAACTTTTTTGCAACGTTTATCGAAGTGCTCTCCGACCGCAAGGGCGCAAGCCCCGAAGTCGCCGCGGGCGAAACCGCGGGAGACTACTTGCAGGCGTTCCTGCTCGGCACGCGCGAAGCGCTTTCGGCAAAGGGCAGAGACAGCATTACGCTCACGGTTAAAGACTGCTCGCCGCAGACGGTAGGCATGCTTATCGCGCTCTACGACAGGGCGGTAGGCTTCTATGCGTCGCTGGTGAACATCAACGCATACCACCAACCCGGCGTCGAAGCGGGCAAAAAGGCGGCGGGACATATCCTCGAAATCAAGGCTAAGATTCTCGCCGCGCTTTCGGAATCGCAGGAAAAGTCTGTGGAAGAAATTGCCGCTGAAATAAAGCTTGAAAACGAAACGGAATTGGTATTTAAAGTTCTCGTTCACTTGATATCCAACCCGTTGACGGGCGTGAAAGTCGCGTCGGGGAGCGGATTCGACCGGAAATTTATAATATCGAAATAA